In Paramisgurnus dabryanus chromosome 7, PD_genome_1.1, whole genome shotgun sequence, the following are encoded in one genomic region:
- the LOC135783310 gene encoding serine/threonine-protein kinase pim-2-like, whose translation MAPGHPKPLITEVALMLKMSEAPLSPNVIRMFEWFEDPKDVIVIMEYPEPCLSLWRYLSEPLSENTARVLMRQAVQGVIDCIDHGVFHTDIHPGNILVNTSTLELKLIDFGCGQLLTTAGYNISQYRGVPDYCPPEVFNKRRYQAIPVNVWSLGLVLYKMVNGRINMPFENSKKVQFVNPDLSEGLNINVLDITQD comes from the exons ATGGCC CCTGGCCATCCCAAACCTCTGATTACCGAAGTGGCTCTGATGCTTAAGATGAGCGAAGCTCCCTTAAGCCCAAATGTGATCAGAATGTTTGAATGGTTCGAAGACCCCAAGGATGTAATAGTGATTATGGAGTACCCTGAGCCCTGCCTAAGCTTATGGAGATATCTCTCAGAACCACTGAGTGAAAACACAGCACGCGTTTTAATGCGTCAGGCAGTACAGGGAGTGATCGACTGCATTGACCACGGCGTGTTTCACACTGACATCCATCCGGGCAACATTCTGGTCAACACGAGCACACTGGAGCTCAAGTTGATTGACTTTGGTTGTGGTCAGCTGTTGACTACTGCTGGCTACAATATAAGTCAGTATAGAG GAGTACCAGACTACTGCCCACCTGAGGTCTTTAACAAGCGCAGGTATCAGGCCATCCCTGTAAACGTCTGGAGTCTAGGTTTGGTTCTGTATAAAATGGTCAACGGGCGTATAAATATGCCTTTTGAAAACTCAAAGAAAGTCCAGTTTGTGAATCCCGACTTATCGGAAG